CTACACAAGATAAAGTTGTCATTCCTAGTAATATTTTTTTAATCATTATATTCCTCCTGTATTTAAATAAAATAATTTTTGTAATAAAAAAGCTGCAAGTTAAAAATTTTCTTGCAGCTGGCTGTCATTTTAAAGACCCTATAGTTTTGCGTCATAATGTTTCCATTATTTTGCCTATTCAATTGGTAAATTAGAACCAAAGTCCAGAAGATACTCCTACACTTGTACTTGTAGATTTGCTCGTTGTTTTAGAGTGAATCTTAGTATTTGTAACACTTGTATTTCCAGAACTACTTGACATTTTTCCAAAGATATCACTATCTATACTAGAATTTCCAAGAGATGCAGTTGTTGAAAAAATATCAGTATCAGTTTTTGATTTTGTATGTGTTTTTGTTTTTGAAGAGTGAATTTTAGAATTTATGTAATCAGCATTATTATATAAAATAGTTGCTATTACACTTTCATAAATTATATTTTCTCTGCTTCTAGCTGTTGTTGGCGTAGTTGCTTTATTAGTAGAATTAGTTGTATTTGCATTTGTACATCCCATAACAAATATAGTTATAAAGAATAAAAATAATTTTTTCATATTGTCTCCTTTTTAAGAATTAAAGATATTAAATAATATTTTATTAGTTTCATAAGAGTTTTCAAGATTAGAGATATGTCCAGCTTTAGATATCTTAATTAATTTTGAATTAGCTACGTATTTAGACATAAGCTCAGCTTCATGAAAAGGTCTAGGAATATCAAACTCTCCAGTAATAAAATATGTTGGGATTTGAATATTTTTTAAAAGCTCTAATGAATTTTCTCTTCCAAAAATAACTCTTCCAAATGGTACAATATATTTCAAGTTATCTTTAGAGAATCCTTTTAATTTTTTTAAAAAATTTAAATAAAGTTGAGAATTTTTATCTATTTGTGGAGAGAAAAAAATAGGGGCTATTTTATTTGCTAACTCTTCAGGTATTTTTTCCTCTTTTTCAATAGTATCTAACATTGAAAAATAAAGTTGTTTCATCTCTATTGGTTCATCTCCAGAAAAAGAATCCATAATAACTAATTTAGAGATTTTATCCTTATCTATATTGTAAATATATGGAGCTAACATTCCACCAACAGAAAGTCCTACATAGATATAGTTATCAATATTTAAACCATCTATAAAATTTTTAATCTCTTTTGCTAATTCACTTAGAGATGAAATATTATTAAATAAAGAGTTGCCATGTCCAGGAAGATCAATAGCAATACATCTAAAATTATCTTTAAAAAACTCAAGTTGAGGTTGCCACATCTCTTTATCCCAAAGATAAGAGTGAACAAAAATTATAGTTTTTCCTTTTCC
This region of Fusobacterium varium genomic DNA includes:
- a CDS encoding alpha/beta hydrolase, translated to MKFSYSDIGKGKTIIFVHSYLWDKEMWQPQLEFFKDNFRCIAIDLPGHGNSLFNNISSLSELAKEIKNFIDGLNIDNYIYVGLSVGGMLAPYIYNIDKDKISKLVIMDSFSGDEPIEMKQLYFSMLDTIEKEEKIPEELANKIAPIFFSPQIDKNSQLYLNFLKKLKGFSKDNLKYIVPFGRVIFGRENSLELLKNIQIPTYFITGEFDIPRPFHEAELMSKYVANSKLIKISKAGHISNLENSYETNKILFNIFNS